The Paenibacillus sp. MBLB1832 genome has a window encoding:
- a CDS encoding carbohydrate ABC transporter permease, translating into MKLTNHISKYVIVFIMALLSIIPFYVLLYLALNPPSRTMFDGFNLLPDFHFQNFSSAWKSSKLGNAIINSLIITVGAVLTIVLVSSTAGYSIARFKNKWNSAIYSTLLLCMMIPAIIITVPLYTLMKNIHGINSHWAMILLLATNSLPLAIFLYTSFIKALPREIEESAIMDGCTYFSAFWRITFHFLKPVTASVVIISGLSIWNNYGQAVFFLQSQSMRTVPLAINMFFQSYGAQWNLMAAAAVIGVSPAVITFLVFQKYFIKGITAGAVKG; encoded by the coding sequence ATGAAATTAACCAACCATATTAGCAAGTATGTAATCGTATTCATCATGGCATTGCTGTCGATTATTCCCTTCTATGTACTATTATATTTGGCCTTGAATCCACCATCGCGCACGATGTTTGACGGGTTCAATCTCCTGCCAGACTTCCATTTCCAAAATTTTAGCTCCGCATGGAAATCATCGAAGCTAGGCAACGCGATCATTAATTCTCTCATTATTACGGTGGGAGCGGTGCTCACGATCGTTCTCGTATCTAGTACGGCGGGCTACTCCATCGCTAGATTTAAAAACAAATGGAACTCGGCAATCTATTCGACGTTGCTGCTGTGTATGATGATTCCTGCCATTATTATTACAGTACCCCTATACACATTGATGAAAAATATTCATGGCATCAACTCGCATTGGGCGATGATTTTACTATTGGCAACGAATTCACTTCCTCTGGCCATCTTTCTGTATACCAGCTTCATCAAGGCGCTGCCGCGCGAAATTGAAGAGTCTGCAATCATGGACGGATGTACGTACTTCTCCGCATTTTGGCGGATCACTTTCCATTTCCTAAAGCCTGTTACTGCGTCGGTAGTCATAATTTCGGGACTATCGATCTGGAATAACTATGGGCAGGCTGTATTTTTTCTGCAAAGTCAATCTATGAGAACCGTACCTCTGGCAATCAATATGTTTTTCCAAAGCTATGGTGCTCAATGGAACTTGATGGCAGCCGCAGCGGTTATTGGTGTATCGCCAGCGGTCATTACATTTCTGGTTTTCCAAAAGTATTTTATTAAGGGTATAACCGCAGGAGCGGTGAAAGGATGA
- a CDS encoding glycoside hydrolase family 66 protein yields the protein MNTMKQMQPYIQDVYPKKAQFIRNESITIVIEIANPTAGSVKLRLDTSVSFLQHQLEVYACDVVAKPSEVTNVELSITPKDAECNGYGVDVSLYEQGNLTDEQSTSFDVVSDWRKSIRYGFLSDFYTSEAGDTTDVAYINKLHLNVVQFYDWMYKHDDLIPPQDEFRDLMGRDLSIGVVKEKIALCHQYGMKAMAYGAVYAANKGFYEKHPDWALYDSAGKVLTFIDIFYIMNTSPASPWHQHIIGEYVKAIEQLDFDGIHMDTYGFPKTAISRLNGIEKMERLQEHFPVLIDNTRKELEQSKDDICLIFNNVGNWPVDTVGLADQNAIYVEVWHPYERYHHLQGIISRAKLVSQGKPVILAAYLKPFKEATTETMAQANLSALLLTAVIAASGGSHLLHGEKQGVLTQGYYVDHTTLEDPAFIRQIRDYYDFIIRYTNVLHDDSMRDVSMTHTDGDNFEYVFEGIDRSSYGEAGKVWTIMKENAKYKTIHFINLTNNDDLWNEGKKRPLIQKDMKVSIVLDGKARSVFMASPDSNLGRPQILEYAVHPGDKGNVLTVTIPQLQIWDVLVVEMEV from the coding sequence ATGAATACAATGAAGCAGATGCAGCCATATATTCAGGATGTCTACCCGAAGAAAGCACAGTTTATTCGAAATGAGAGCATCACCATCGTCATAGAGATTGCCAATCCTACAGCTGGATCAGTGAAGCTCCGTTTGGACACGAGTGTGTCATTTTTACAACATCAATTAGAAGTGTATGCGTGTGACGTGGTGGCAAAACCTTCTGAAGTTACGAATGTTGAACTGAGTATTACGCCTAAAGATGCAGAATGTAATGGTTATGGGGTAGATGTAAGCCTCTATGAGCAAGGCAATCTGACTGATGAGCAATCGACGTCATTTGATGTGGTTTCCGATTGGCGCAAATCCATCCGCTATGGATTTCTAAGTGATTTCTATACTTCGGAAGCGGGGGATACGACAGATGTGGCCTATATCAACAAACTGCATCTGAATGTGGTGCAATTTTACGATTGGATGTATAAACATGACGATCTCATCCCGCCACAAGATGAATTCCGCGATTTAATGGGACGAGATCTCAGTATAGGTGTTGTTAAGGAGAAGATTGCGCTTTGCCATCAATACGGCATGAAAGCCATGGCCTATGGCGCTGTGTATGCGGCGAATAAAGGATTTTATGAGAAGCATCCTGATTGGGCACTGTATGATAGCGCAGGGAAAGTGCTAACGTTTATCGATATCTTCTACATCATGAATACCTCACCAGCATCGCCGTGGCACCAGCATATTATTGGGGAGTATGTGAAAGCCATCGAACAGCTCGACTTTGATGGTATTCATATGGATACGTACGGATTCCCGAAAACAGCGATATCAAGGCTGAACGGTATCGAGAAAATGGAGCGGTTGCAGGAGCATTTCCCGGTATTAATTGATAATACGAGAAAGGAACTCGAGCAGAGCAAGGATGATATTTGCCTCATATTCAACAATGTAGGGAATTGGCCGGTAGATACAGTTGGCTTGGCGGATCAAAATGCGATCTATGTAGAAGTGTGGCATCCCTACGAGCGTTACCATCACCTCCAAGGGATTATCTCCCGTGCGAAGCTAGTCAGTCAGGGCAAGCCCGTCATTCTGGCGGCTTATCTCAAGCCATTTAAGGAAGCTACAACTGAGACGATGGCGCAGGCTAACCTATCAGCGTTACTTTTAACAGCCGTCATTGCGGCTAGCGGGGGCTCTCATCTTCTCCATGGGGAGAAGCAAGGTGTGCTGACACAAGGCTATTATGTGGATCATACGACGCTGGAGGATCCAGCCTTCATTAGGCAGATTCGAGATTACTATGATTTTATCATCCGGTATACCAATGTGCTTCATGATGATTCCATGCGTGACGTTTCGATGACACATACGGATGGCGACAATTTCGAATATGTATTCGAAGGTATTGACCGTAGTTCCTACGGTGAAGCGGGGAAAGTTTGGACGATCATGAAAGAAAATGCGAAGTATAAGACAATTCATTTCATTAATTTAACGAATAATGATGATTTATGGAATGAAGGGAAGAAACGGCCCCTTATTCAAAAGGACATGAAGGTAAGCATAGTGCTAGATGGAAAGGCGAGATCAGTTTTCATGGCGTCCCCAGACAGCAATCTAGGTCGTCCTCAGATATTAGAATATGCCGTGCATCCAGGGGACAAAGGGAATGTATTGACGGTGACAATCCCGCAATTGCAAATATGGGATGTTCTGGTGGTGGAGATGGAAGTGTAA
- a CDS encoding sigma-70 family RNA polymerase sigma factor, with translation MRNRTDGELMKLVMAKEQSALEELYDRYAKLVYSFAMKAMKNEQEAREIVQLVFTRLWTTVTGYDASKGSFVNWMITITRNITIDYVRKNRKLGQVVRFEPREWEQKLVSGEANPETVISRKWTAEQIQQAYVHLSTNQIELIEMMYWEGYSLSEIASHKNEPVGTVKSRLHQCLKILRKHLTSLRGG, from the coding sequence ATGCGAAATCGAACTGATGGAGAGCTCATGAAGCTGGTTATGGCGAAAGAGCAATCTGCTTTAGAAGAGCTCTACGATCGTTATGCTAAGCTAGTGTACTCGTTTGCCATGAAAGCCATGAAGAATGAGCAGGAAGCGAGAGAAATCGTACAATTAGTGTTTACGCGACTGTGGACAACTGTCACAGGTTATGATGCCAGCAAGGGCAGCTTCGTCAACTGGATGATCACAATCACACGCAACATAACGATTGATTACGTACGCAAGAATCGTAAACTGGGCCAAGTTGTTCGATTTGAGCCCCGTGAGTGGGAGCAAAAGCTTGTTTCGGGAGAAGCGAATCCAGAGACGGTTATTTCCCGCAAATGGACGGCTGAACAAATTCAGCAAGCGTATGTGCATTTATCAACGAATCAAATTGAACTGATCGAAATGATGTATTGGGAAGGTTACTCATTAAGCGAGATTGCATCTCATAAGAATGAACCTGTGGGTACGGTTAAAAGCCGTTTGCATCAATGTTTAAAAATACTTCGCAAGCATTTGACATCACTGAGGGGAGGATGA
- a CDS encoding anti-sigma factor, protein MKELEPVDCSYLINYLTGECTEWERASFERHLRTCDSCREELPELQSVWLSLPFQMEEVEVPSDLKSQVMNAIAKEPRRKRRSFTWMYGLTAVIILGIVVGTVWNYNPFTSTKETTQESVDLPAEVVNTFELTSADTAMPSASGTAWVVKHGDMNKVVVNLSGLKETQGDWTYQVWLNHNGKKYNCGTLHVDKKGVGVLAYDVNVKELKIDSIGVTLEPDPNGTQPRGKKVLGST, encoded by the coding sequence ATGAAAGAGCTAGAACCTGTCGACTGCAGCTATCTCATCAATTATTTAACAGGCGAATGCACGGAATGGGAACGTGCTTCTTTCGAACGGCATCTGCGCACTTGTGATTCATGCAGAGAAGAACTGCCAGAATTGCAATCCGTCTGGCTTTCGCTTCCTTTTCAGATGGAAGAAGTCGAGGTGCCATCGGATTTGAAGAGTCAGGTGATGAACGCGATTGCCAAGGAACCTAGGCGGAAGCGTCGCTCTTTCACATGGATGTATGGCTTAACGGCAGTGATCATTCTTGGTATTGTTGTAGGCACTGTATGGAACTACAATCCATTCACGAGTACTAAAGAAACGACACAGGAATCGGTGGATTTGCCCGCAGAAGTCGTCAATACGTTTGAGTTGACATCAGCAGACACTGCTATGCCATCGGCTTCAGGAACTGCTTGGGTCGTCAAGCATGGGGATATGAATAAAGTTGTGGTCAATCTGTCTGGGTTGAAAGAAACGCAAGGGGACTGGACCTACCAAGTGTGGCTGAACCATAATGGGAAGAAGTATAACTGCGGTACGCTGCATGTGGATAAAAAGGGTGTAGGTGTGCTGGCCTATGATGTGAATGTCAAGGAGTTGAAAATCGACTCCATTGGTGTCACGTTAGAGCCAGATCCGAACGGCACACAACCGCGAGGGAAAAAGGTACTGGGATCGACTTGA
- a CDS encoding c-type cytochrome, whose translation MLNKWIQATLCGMLLFAASGCSGKEASPAASTPAAATSTPSAAATATAAPTPQVSATTAPAATALPAATASPAAASATPQPQASATPSPKPTPTPAPASATPAPTPTPAVSVKPQETAVSSNAKAELLYKNNCLVCHGEGLAGDYGPDLTKVGARKTKEQIVNQIMNGRVEMPPFKDKLKPEDIDALANWLASKK comes from the coding sequence ATGTTGAACAAATGGATACAAGCAACCCTTTGCGGGATGCTTCTCTTCGCTGCATCCGGCTGCAGCGGGAAAGAAGCTAGCCCGGCAGCAAGCACGCCGGCTGCCGCAACAAGCACGCCGTCGGCGGCAGCGACGGCAACAGCTGCGCCGACTCCGCAGGTGTCGGCGACTACAGCCCCAGCGGCAACGGCTTTGCCTGCCGCCACGGCCAGCCCTGCGGCTGCCAGTGCAACGCCGCAGCCCCAAGCTTCGGCGACACCATCGCCGAAGCCAACGCCTACACCGGCGCCAGCGAGCGCGACGCCAGCGCCAACGCCTACACCTGCGGTCTCCGTCAAGCCGCAGGAAACAGCAGTCAGCAGCAACGCGAAAGCCGAGCTGCTCTACAAAAACAACTGCCTTGTTTGCCATGGCGAAGGCTTAGCCGGCGATTATGGCCCCGATCTGACTAAGGTGGGGGCACGTAAAACCAAAGAGCAGATCGTCAACCAAATCATGAATGGCAGGGTCGAAATGCCGCCGTTCAAAGACAAGTTGAAACCCGAAGACATCGATGCGTTAGCCAATTGGCTGGCTAGCAAGAAATGA
- a CDS encoding aldo/keto reductase: MQHIQIKGLHKPVSKLVMGSDFFTLSNGADVSEILHHYVAIGGNAIDSAHIYCGGQSEQAIGIWLDETGKREEMVLFTKGAHHDQNGPRVNPEAIRHDLLTSLERLRTDYIDLYGLHRDDPATPVGIIVEALNEHLEAGRIRAFGGSNWTHQRLQEANDYAAQHGLVGFSFSSPNLSLAKPNEPFWPGCVSADAEALSWYEAHQFPLLSWSSQARGFFTGRYSPEVRDNADLVRVFYSDANWTRLQRAQKLAEEKGVSAIQIALAYVLSQPFPACALIGPRSETEMRSCLAGAQLVLSAEELAWLDLTEAAV; encoded by the coding sequence ATGCAGCATATTCAGATCAAAGGCTTACATAAACCGGTATCTAAATTGGTAATGGGTTCTGATTTTTTCACATTAAGCAACGGCGCTGATGTTAGCGAAATTCTTCATCATTATGTGGCCATTGGCGGCAACGCCATCGACTCCGCCCATATTTATTGCGGCGGGCAAAGTGAGCAGGCCATTGGTATTTGGCTGGATGAGACAGGAAAGCGTGAAGAGATGGTGCTCTTCACGAAAGGCGCGCATCATGATCAGAACGGCCCTCGCGTCAATCCCGAGGCTATTCGTCATGATTTGCTGACAAGCTTAGAGCGACTGCGTACCGACTACATTGACTTGTACGGCCTTCATCGCGATGACCCTGCGACCCCTGTCGGCATCATCGTTGAAGCGTTGAATGAGCATCTGGAAGCTGGGCGCATCCGCGCCTTCGGCGGATCAAACTGGACGCATCAACGCTTGCAGGAAGCGAATGACTATGCGGCACAGCACGGCCTCGTCGGCTTCAGCTTCAGCTCCCCGAACCTTAGCCTCGCGAAGCCTAACGAGCCCTTCTGGCCAGGCTGCGTCTCGGCCGATGCGGAAGCCCTGAGCTGGTACGAAGCGCACCAGTTCCCGCTGCTGTCGTGGTCGTCGCAGGCGCGCGGCTTCTTCACGGGGCGGTACTCGCCCGAGGTCCGCGACAACGCCGATCTTGTTCGCGTCTTCTACAGCGACGCCAACTGGACGCGACTGCAGCGTGCGCAGAAGCTTGCCGAAGAGAAAGGCGTCAGCGCGATCCAGATCGCGCTGGCGTATGTGCTGAGCCAGCCGTTCCCGGCGTGCGCGCTGATTGGACCGCGCAGCGAAACTGAGATGCGCTCGTGCCTCGCTGGCGCGCAGCTCGTGCTCAGCGCAGAGGAGCTGGCGTGGCTTGATTTGACAGAAGCTGCGGTGTAG
- a CDS encoding Gfo/Idh/MocA family protein: MTKLRWGILGCANIALRACIPGIKQSQTGIVSAIASRNLEKSQEAADRLEIPKAYGSYEELIADPDIDAIYIPLPNHLHKEWTIRAAEAGKHVLCEKPAALTAGEVQEMITACEEAGVLFAEAFMYRHHPRYERIKAIMQSGEIGDIRGIHGAFTFSNPDDHKNVRYVREWGGGSVYDVGCYPLSAARLLLEREPEAVTTHAFFSPEHDNVDMMMSGLVEFSGNVALTFDCGMWASFRNTLEILGSKGRIVIPSAFVTPTEESGHFRVYVGNEEREEQVPFLNQYALQVDDLAYAAWGEKSLRFPPQDAISNLKVIDACLVSAETRTRVVIQ; the protein is encoded by the coding sequence ATGACCAAACTTCGTTGGGGGATTCTAGGCTGTGCTAATATCGCGCTTCGCGCCTGTATTCCTGGCATTAAACAGTCTCAAACTGGTATTGTAAGCGCCATCGCGAGCCGCAATTTGGAGAAATCACAAGAGGCGGCAGATCGGCTAGAGATTCCGAAAGCTTATGGCAGTTATGAAGAATTAATCGCTGATCCTGATATTGATGCCATTTACATCCCCCTCCCGAATCATCTGCACAAAGAATGGACGATTCGCGCAGCGGAGGCTGGGAAGCATGTGCTGTGCGAGAAGCCAGCCGCATTGACGGCTGGGGAAGTGCAAGAAATGATTACAGCCTGTGAAGAGGCAGGCGTTCTCTTCGCAGAGGCATTCATGTATCGCCATCACCCTCGTTACGAGCGTATAAAAGCTATTATGCAATCCGGTGAAATCGGCGATATTCGCGGCATTCACGGTGCATTTACATTTAGCAATCCAGATGATCATAAAAATGTCCGTTATGTCCGCGAATGGGGCGGCGGTTCGGTCTACGATGTTGGCTGTTATCCGCTGAGTGCGGCTAGATTGCTGCTTGAAAGAGAGCCAGAAGCTGTGACGACACACGCTTTCTTCTCCCCAGAGCATGACAACGTCGATATGATGATGTCTGGCCTCGTTGAATTCAGTGGCAACGTTGCGTTAACCTTCGATTGCGGGATGTGGGCTTCGTTCCGTAACACGTTGGAAATTCTTGGTTCCAAGGGGCGCATCGTGATTCCTTCTGCTTTTGTCACACCGACGGAAGAATCAGGTCATTTCCGCGTCTATGTAGGGAATGAAGAGCGCGAAGAGCAAGTACCTTTCCTGAATCAATATGCCCTGCAAGTTGATGATTTGGCGTATGCCGCTTGGGGCGAAAAGAGTCTTCGCTTCCCACCGCAAGATGCCATTTCCAATCTGAAAGTGATTGATGCTTGTCTTGTATCTGCGGAAACTCGCACGCGTGTTGTCATTCAATAA
- a CDS encoding helix-turn-helix transcriptional regulator, whose protein sequence is MNPNRHVMLPTLQNSNYFIFPESVGWYQNQPQHEVERPEGMWSTYSLHFILSGKGYVEIEGQTYTLQKGDGFLFFPYQKQRYYSSKDDPWNIRWVHFYGDHLKEFLLEKGFLRNLWTLKRSAGLEKAFHELLLEAETYQILRTTELSTLVYMILSEFMSYAAPLTVNRGMESVDRMLALLPEMQRRACEPFVLEEWAETMGVSTYYFCKLFRKATSMTPLSFITLCRIQFAKQRLIEKENWPIKDIAVEAGYTSPSYFNQRFHEHEGMTPSEFRSLYGQGMFN, encoded by the coding sequence GTGAATCCAAACAGGCATGTGATGCTCCCCACCCTTCAAAACTCGAACTATTTCATTTTTCCTGAATCTGTCGGCTGGTACCAGAATCAGCCCCAACATGAGGTAGAGCGTCCAGAGGGCATGTGGTCGACCTATAGTTTGCATTTTATCCTCTCAGGCAAAGGCTATGTTGAAATCGAGGGGCAGACTTATACTTTGCAAAAAGGCGATGGATTTCTATTTTTCCCGTATCAAAAACAACGGTACTACAGCTCCAAAGATGATCCGTGGAACATCCGCTGGGTTCATTTCTACGGTGATCACTTGAAGGAGTTTCTATTGGAAAAAGGATTTCTGCGCAATCTGTGGACGTTGAAACGCAGCGCGGGTCTGGAGAAAGCATTCCACGAACTGCTGCTTGAAGCAGAAACGTATCAAATCCTGCGAACGACCGAGCTGAGCACATTGGTTTACATGATTTTGAGTGAATTCATGAGTTATGCGGCACCTTTGACCGTCAATCGGGGGATGGAGTCCGTGGATCGGATGCTGGCCTTGCTTCCCGAGATGCAGCGAAGAGCTTGTGAGCCGTTCGTGCTCGAGGAGTGGGCGGAGACAATGGGCGTTTCCACGTACTATTTCTGCAAATTATTTCGTAAAGCCACTTCGATGACGCCTCTTTCGTTTATTACCTTATGCCGCATCCAGTTCGCGAAGCAGCGTTTGATTGAGAAGGAAAATTGGCCGATTAAAGACATCGCGGTTGAAGCGGGCTATACGTCGCCAAGCTATTTCAACCAACGGTTTCATGAGCATGAAGGGATGACGCCTAGCGAGTTTCGCAGCTTATACGGCCAGGGCATGTTCAATTAA
- a CDS encoding DUF2238 domain-containing protein, with product MRTNPKPWKKNGQLQSIIVLWLVVWGCLAIAPYSRYDWVLENLLIWAALAGLVGTYRLFTFTNTSYALLAVFLLLHAYGAYTSYNTTGFDTWMRQLFGTERDNYDRLVHFSFGLLCAYPIREALGAWTTLGSKWIYAMTCVIVLAMGAFYELIEMWVAFLVAPELGILFVGAQGDPWDAQHDMAVAMYGAMIAMGLTAIWKRKHIVRKQ from the coding sequence ATGCGGACAAATCCGAAACCGTGGAAGAAAAATGGGCAGTTACAGAGCATAATCGTGCTGTGGCTAGTTGTGTGGGGATGCTTAGCGATTGCACCCTATAGCCGCTACGACTGGGTACTGGAAAATTTATTAATCTGGGCTGCGCTGGCGGGGTTAGTCGGCACGTATCGACTGTTTACTTTTACGAACACCTCATATGCTTTATTGGCAGTTTTCCTGCTGCTGCATGCCTATGGCGCCTATACTTCGTATAACACAACGGGTTTTGATACGTGGATGCGTCAACTGTTTGGCACGGAGCGAGATAATTATGATCGACTTGTGCACTTCAGTTTCGGACTATTATGCGCGTATCCAATACGTGAGGCATTAGGGGCGTGGACAACGCTTGGAAGCAAATGGATTTATGCGATGACGTGTGTTATCGTTTTGGCTATGGGTGCTTTTTACGAGCTCATCGAAATGTGGGTGGCGTTCCTCGTCGCTCCAGAGTTGGGCATTTTATTTGTAGGTGCACAAGGGGATCCGTGGGATGCTCAGCATGATATGGCGGTAGCGATGTATGGCGCGATGATTGCGATGGGTTTGACGGCGATTTGGAAGCGCAAGCATATCGTGAGAAAGCAATGA
- a CDS encoding lactonase family protein: MSNGENQLTYVYTGSYTDDQHPNGIACYTFNVQNGELTLVETYTDLPNASYLALNKDRTRLYAVSETDTYDGRDGGSVAAYAIDTDTGRLSKINQQPTNGSAPCYISLDATNRCAFVANYTSGSVTVYPIDADGGLGSPSQLLKHEGALGPQADRQEAPHAHSIVPSRDNRYVVAADLGLDQLVVYRWDATRGELLAHGAAAMVPGAGPRHLVFNADNTVVYAVNELDCTVSVLSYEADAGVLTAVQTVSTLPEGFSGENYCADIHLSEDGRFLYASNRGHDSVAVYAVDPGSAQLSVRGWQSTLGQTPRNFALSPDGAYVLAANQASDSIVVFRRDAETGMLHETGHTVAISRPVCVKFL; the protein is encoded by the coding sequence ATGTCCAATGGGGAAAATCAGTTAACGTACGTTTACACGGGTTCATACACGGATGATCAACATCCGAACGGCATTGCTTGCTACACTTTTAATGTTCAAAATGGGGAACTAACGCTGGTCGAAACGTACACCGATTTGCCTAACGCCTCGTATCTCGCTCTGAACAAAGACCGTACACGACTTTATGCCGTGAGTGAAACGGATACGTATGATGGGCGCGATGGCGGTTCGGTTGCCGCTTATGCGATTGATACGGATACAGGTCGTCTAAGCAAAATCAATCAGCAGCCGACGAACGGTTCCGCGCCTTGCTATATTAGCTTGGATGCGACGAATCGCTGCGCTTTTGTAGCGAACTATACGAGCGGCAGTGTGACTGTCTATCCGATTGATGCGGATGGCGGACTAGGCTCTCCGAGTCAACTGCTCAAACATGAGGGAGCACTTGGCCCGCAAGCGGATCGCCAAGAGGCGCCGCATGCGCATTCGATTGTCCCGTCACGGGACAATCGGTATGTCGTAGCAGCTGATCTCGGTCTCGATCAGCTGGTGGTGTACCGCTGGGACGCGACGCGCGGCGAGCTGCTGGCGCATGGCGCAGCAGCTATGGTGCCAGGCGCAGGCCCGCGGCACTTGGTTTTTAACGCGGACAACACGGTAGTGTACGCGGTGAATGAGCTGGATTGCACGGTCAGCGTGCTGTCCTATGAGGCGGACGCGGGCGTGTTGACCGCGGTCCAGACCGTTTCGACGCTGCCGGAGGGCTTCAGCGGCGAGAATTACTGCGCGGACATCCACCTCTCTGAGGATGGCCGCTTCTTGTACGCATCGAACCGCGGGCACGATAGTGTCGCGGTTTATGCAGTCGATCCGGGCAGCGCGCAGCTGTCGGTTCGGGGTTGGCAGTCAACGCTGGGGCAGACGCCGCGGAACTTCGCGCTGTCGCCAGACGGCGCGTATGTGCTCGCGGCGAATCAAGCGTCGGACAGCATCGTCGTTTTCCGCCGTGATGCGGAAACGGGGATGCTGCATGAAACGGGACATACCGTCGCGATTTCGCGACCTGTATGTGTGAAGTTTCTATAA
- a CDS encoding MarR family winged helix-turn-helix transcriptional regulator, translated as MIETRNSIPRWVSLIYRYGQMYIGEHLKQFEIGRGQHIFLNALYREDGLTQEELADYLKIDKGTTAKALKKLEAQGYITRTVSEKDKRCNEIHLTEKAIEIKEDVRKVLTDWRERLTFGLSEEEKGLALVILEKMGHNAAHFAEEEVDV; from the coding sequence ATGATTGAAACGCGAAATTCGATTCCGCGCTGGGTTTCCCTGATATATCGGTATGGTCAGATGTACATAGGTGAACACTTGAAGCAATTTGAGATCGGAAGGGGCCAGCACATTTTTCTGAATGCGCTATACCGGGAAGACGGTTTGACCCAAGAAGAGTTAGCGGACTATTTGAAAATTGACAAAGGGACAACGGCGAAAGCGCTGAAGAAGCTCGAGGCGCAAGGCTATATCACACGCACAGTCAGTGAAAAAGATAAGCGTTGCAATGAGATCCATCTCACAGAGAAAGCTATAGAGATCAAAGAGGATGTACGTAAAGTACTCACGGACTGGCGTGAACGGCTAACGTTCGGCTTATCCGAGGAGGAGAAGGGGCTGGCGCTCGTTATTTTAGAAAAAATGGGACATAATGCGGCGCACTTTGCAGAGGAGGAGGTTGACGTATGA
- a CDS encoding MFS transporter: MNMRAAGSVFIDRHFHALTHRNYRYMWFGQCVSLIGTWMQNIGQSWLVLTITGSSLKLGIVAACQFLPILLFSLFAGIIVDKYPKKQILIVTQTVSMILAFALAALVLTDTVRYEYILVLALLLGLNNTLDMPTRQSFNVEIVGKDDLMNAVALNSTTFNMARIIGPSIGAVMMAWLGAGWCFLLNGFSFVAVLYGLAHIETAPYVRKARSKEGIFKEIKDGIVYIAKDPLLSPTVLLVAVIGTLAFNFNILIPVFTKNVLHMSETTYGSLMSCLGVGSLAGALTMSFRSKKGPKLKVSMIASCMVGVCLILNGLTSSVWICGVLLACTGFFNIMLATNSNSALQMNAKDEFRARVMSVYALVFAGSTPIGSLFSGFIADHFGANGAFIVCGMLTGALCLLITWKYKSSLSPKLVGSQGND, from the coding sequence ATGAATATGAGGGCTGCGGGGTCTGTGTTCATTGATCGTCATTTCCATGCGCTCACGCACCGCAATTATCGGTATATGTGGTTCGGGCAATGCGTATCGCTTATCGGGACTTGGATGCAAAATATCGGGCAATCCTGGCTCGTGCTCACCATTACGGGTTCGTCGCTGAAACTGGGGATCGTCGCTGCGTGTCAGTTTCTTCCCATCCTGCTGTTCTCCTTATTTGCTGGCATCATCGTGGACAAATATCCAAAGAAACAGATCTTGATCGTCACCCAGACTGTTTCCATGATTCTTGCCTTTGCCTTGGCTGCTCTAGTGTTAACGGACACTGTTCGTTATGAATATATTTTAGTATTAGCACTGTTGCTAGGGTTGAATAACACGCTGGATATGCCGACTAGGCAGTCTTTTAATGTAGAAATCGTGGGCAAAGACGATCTAATGAATGCTGTTGCACTGAATTCCACAACATTTAATATGGCCAGAATTATCGGGCCTTCGATCGGCGCTGTAATGATGGCTTGGCTTGGGGCGGGGTGGTGCTTTCTGCTAAATGGCTTTAGCTTCGTCGCTGTGCTCTACGGCTTGGCTCATATTGAAACGGCTCCGTATGTGCGTAAAGCGCGTTCTAAGGAAGGTATTTTCAAAGAGATTAAAGACGGCATCGTTTATATCGCCAAAGATCCGCTTTTGTCGCCAACCGTTCTGCTGGTTGCGGTCATTGGGACGCTCGCTTTTAACTTCAACATTCTCATTCCAGTTTTCACCAAAAATGTGCTGCATATGAGCGAAACGACGTATGGTTCCCTGATGTCCTGCTTAGGGGTGGGTTCGCTGGCAGGGGCGTTAACGATGTCTTTTCGCAGTAAAAAGGGGCCAAAACTGAAAGTCAGCATGATTGCCAGCTGTATGGTTGGGGTTTGTTTAATTTTAAATGGGCTAACGAGTTCAGTGTGGATCTGTGGTGTCCTGCTTGCTTGTACGGGTTTCTTCAATATTATGCTCGCAACGAACAGCAATTCCGCCCTTCAAATGAATGCCAAAGACGAGTTTCGCGCAAGGGTAATGAGTGTTTATGCCCTTGTTTTTGCAGGTTCGACGCCGATCGGCAGTTTGTTCTCAGGCTTTATTGCGGATCATTTCGGGGCGAATGGCGCCTTTATTGTGTGCGGAATGTTAACGGGGGCCTTATGTTTATTAATCACTTGGAAATATAAGTCCTCCTTAAGTCCTAAGTTGGTTGGCAGTCAAGGAAATGACTAG